The Bos javanicus breed banteng chromosome 21, ARS-OSU_banteng_1.0, whole genome shotgun sequence genome includes a region encoding these proteins:
- the TMEM121 gene encoding transmembrane protein 121, with translation MVLPPPDRRHVCLTTLVIMGSMAVMDAYLVEQNQGPRKIGVCIIVLVGDVCFLLVLRYVAVWVGAEVRTAKRGYAMILWFLYIFVLEIKLYFIFQNYKAARRGAADPVARKALTLLLSVCVPGLFLLLVALDRMEYVRTFRKREDLRGRLFWVALDLLDLLDMQASLWEPPRSGLPLWAEGLTFFYCYMLLLVLPCVALSEVSMQGEHIAPQKMMLYPVLSLATVNVVAVLARAANMALFRDSRVSAIFVGKNVVALATKACTFLEYRRQVRDFPPPALALELQPPAPQRNSVPPPQPLHGPPGRPRGPSPTRDALDT, from the coding sequence ATGGTGCTGCCTCCCCCGGACCGGCGCCACGTGTGCCTGACCACGCTGGTGATCATGGGCAGCATGGCGGTCATGGACGCTTACCTGGTGGAGCAGAACCAGGGCCCGCGGAAGATCGGCGTGTGCATCATCGTGCTGGTGGGCGACGTGTGCTTCCTGCTGGTGCTGCGCTATGTGGCCGTGTGGGTGGGCGCCGAGGTGCGCACGGCCAAGCGCGGCTACGCCATGATCCTCTGGTTCCTCTACATCTTCGTGCTGGAGATCAAGCTCTACTTCATCTTCCAAAACTACAAggcggcgcggcgcggcgcggcCGACCCGGTGGCGCGCAAGGCGCTGACCCTGCTGCTGTCGGTGTGCGTGCCGGGCCTCTTCCTGCTGCTGGTGGCGCTCGACCGCATGGAGTACGTGCGCACCTTCCGGAAGCGCGAGGACCTGCGCGGCCGCCTCTTCTGGGTGGCGCTGGACCTGCTGGACCTGCTGGACATGCAGGCCAGCCTGTGGGAGCCGCCGCGCAGCGGGCTGCCCCTGTGGGCCGAGGGCCTCACCTTCTTCTACtgctacatgctgctgctggtgctgccgTGCGTGGCGCTCAGCGAGGTGAGCATGCAGGGCGAACACATCGCACCGCAGAAGATGATGCTCTACCCGGTGCTCAGCCTCGCCACCGTCAACGTGGTGGCCGTGCTGGCGCGCGCCGCCAACATGGCTCTGTTCCGCGACAGCCGCGTCTCCGCCATCTTCGTCGGCAAGAACGTGGTGGCGCTGGCCACCAAGGCCTGCACCTTCCTGGAGTACCGGCGCCAGGTGCGCGACTTCCCGCCACCCGCGCTGGCGCTGGAGCTGCAGCCGCCCGCCCCGCAGCGCAACTCGGTGCCGCCGCCCCAGCCGCTGCACGGCCCCCCGGGCCGCCCTCGCGGCCCCTCGCCCACGCGCGATGCCCTGGACACGTGA